From Melospiza melodia melodia isolate bMelMel2 chromosome 19, bMelMel2.pri, whole genome shotgun sequence, one genomic window encodes:
- the MYLK2 gene encoding myosin light chain kinase 2, skeletal/cardiac muscle has translation MEQGGDTGGAAGAAPPEPEGSAAPAAPQPQAGTAPAATGTQDTGTGGPGQEKAGGGTAEPEQEAPLAAPELRDGRGAAPGEEDSPVLCDGGQAASTGEKVPAATAAQGAGKDEKEKPGKKKAPAAAGLVKGGKASAAAKAENGGKDEPMEGKDLAETEARDGGKDKPNKEEAPGGSGAESAGKAESTEEKALAAANSEEGKAKPVEETALAAAQVQDGGKEEPAKEKITGVAKQEVPAPAKTMDEGKQDAKAEQAPADTKLAKEKTTAAAKEKAPNAAKAQDGKNKMVKAEKAPAVKKAPDGSKEEPTKEKPPAPGKEKAPNSVKEKAPNSVKEQAPASVKKKAPDSVREKAPASVKEKAIIPAKEKIPDAAKAQDGEKAAAKAEKTPAEKMAQSEGKKEPAKEKSPAAVKVQDGGKKTAKVEKSTVASKAGDEGKDSKKEKVPATTKAQDGGKKAAEVEPPTPGAEAGDGAAEPTEAAAVAVVRAQGEGEEVSKGTQGQPPTVPEPPRPALLQSLSCPAACHREEQPWAEMETIEEETTMVEPKEGLTEPGHGPPAQGDLQPLEPPGTPQERTLPSAPGQPPDPAGVVEQPGPGVEPSLTEAKPPPSPYLTPDFGKEDPFEILDDVPPPPAPFAHRIVTLRSASVSSQFSLSSKEILGGGKFGEVHTCTEKETGLKLAAKVIRKQGAKDKEMVLQEIDVMNQLNHHNLIQLYDAIETPREIILFMEYVEGGELFERIIDDDYHLTEVDCMVFVRQICEGIRFMHHMGVLHLDLKPENILCVAATGHMVKIIDFGLARRYNPNEKLKVNFGTPEFLSPEVVNYEQVSYTTDMWSMGVITYMLLSGLSPFLGDDDTETLNNVLAANWYFDEETFESVSNEAKDFVSNLIIKDKSARMSADQCLQHPWLNNLAEKAKRSNRRLKSQVLLKKYVMRRRWKKNFIGVCAANRFRKITSSGSLTALGI, from the exons ATGGAGCAGGGTGGAGAcaccggcggggctgcgggcgcaGCACCCCCCGAACCCGAGGGCAGCGCAGCCcccgcagctccccagccccagGCGGGGACAGCGCCAGCCGCCACCGGGACGCAGGACACGGGCACGGGTGGGCCTGGGCAGGAGAAGGCTGGAGGAGGGACGGCAGAGCCGGAGCAGGAGGCACCTCTGGCTGCTCCAGAGCTCCGGGATGGAcggggagcagctccaggagaggaGGATTCGCCTGTGCTGTGTGATGGAGGACAGGCAGCATCCACCGGGGAGAAGGTGCCAGCTGCCACTGCGGCCCAGGGTGCAGGGAAGGATGAGAAAGAGAAGCCTGGGAAGAAGAaagctccagctgctgcagggttGGTCAAAGGAGGAAAGGCTTCAGCTGCTGCAAAGGCTGAGAATGGAGGGAAGGATGAGCCCATGGAGGGGAAGGACCTGGctgaaactgaggcacgggatgGAGGAAAGGACAAGCCCAATAAGGAGGAAGCACCTGGTGGGTCAGGGGCTGAGAGTGCTGGAAAAGCAGAGTCCACTGAGGagaaggctctggctgcagcaaacTCTGAAGAAGGGAAGGCAAAACCTGTGGAGGAAACAGCTTTGGCTGCAGCTCAGGTTCAGGATGGAGGAAAAGAAGAGCCTGCAAAGGAGAAAATCACAGGGGTTGCAAAACAGGAGGTCCCAGCCCCTGCTAAAACTATGGATGAAGGGAAGCAAGATGCAAAGGCAGAGCAAGCCCCGGCTGATACCAAGCTTGCAAAAGAGAAAACCACAGCTGCTGCAAAGGAGAAGGCCCCAAATGCTGCAAAGGCTCAGGATGGGAAGAATAAAATGGTAAAAGCAGAAAAAGCCCCAGCAGTTAAAAAGGCCCCAGATGGAAGCAAAGAGGAGCCCACAAAGGAGAAGCCTCCAGCTCCGGGGAAGGAAAAAGCCCCAAATTCAGTGAAAGAGAAAGCCCCAAATTCAGTGAAGGAACAAGCCCCAGCTTCAGTGAAgaagaaagccccagattcagtGAGGGAGAAAGCCCCAGCTTCAGTGAAGGAGAAAGCCATAATTCCTGCAAAGGAGAAAATCCCAGATGCTGCTAAAGCTCAGGATGGAGAGAAggcagcagcaaaagcagagAAAACACCAGCTGAAAAAATGGCTCAAAGTGAAGGCAAAAAAGAGCCTGCAAAGGAGAAGTCCCCAGCAGCTGTGAAGGTGCAGGATGGAGGGAAGAAAACTGCAAAGGTGGAAAAATCCACAGTTGCATCgaaggctggggatgaaggaaaagATTCTAAAAAGGAGAAGGTCCCGGCTACCACAAAGGCTCAGGATGGAGGGAAGAAAGCTGCAGAGGTGGAGCCTCCCACACCCGGAGCAgaggctggggatggggctgcagagcccacGGAGGCCGCGGCCGTGGCCGTGGTGAGGGCTCAGGGTGAAGGGGAGGAAGTGTccaaggggacacagggacagcccccGACAGTCCCCGAGCCCCCACGCCCGGCTCTGCTGCAGAGCCTGAGCTGCCCGGCTGCCTGCCACAG ggaggagcagccctgggcagagaTGGAGACAATAGAAGAGGAGACCACGATGGTGGAGCCAAAAGAGGGTCTGacagagcctggccatggcccaCCAGCCCAGGGggacctgcagcccctggagcccccCGGCACCCCTCAGGAGAGGACATTGCCCAgtgccccagggcagcccccgGATCCTGCTGGGGTGGTGGAGCAGCCTGGACCTGGGGTGGAACCATCTTTGACAGAGGCAAAGCCACCCCCCAGCCCCTACCTCACCCCCGATTTTGGGAAGGAAGACCCTTTTGAGATACTGG ACGATGTCCCCCCGCCGCCAGCGCCCTTCGCCCATCGCATCGTCACCCTGCGCTCCGCCAGCGTCAGCTCCCAGTTCAGCCTCAGCTCCAAGGAGATCCTGGGCGG GGGCAAGTTTGGTGAGGTTCACACGTGCACAGAGAAGGAGACGGGGCTCAAGCTGGCAGCCAAAGTGATCCGGAAGCAGGGAGCAAAGGACAAG GAGATGGTGCTGCAGGAGATCGATGTCATGAACCAGCTGAACCACCACAACCTCATCCAGCTCTACGACGCCATCGAAACCCCCCGGGAGATCATCCTCTTCATGGAATA CGTGGAGGGTGGCGAGCTCTTTGAGCGGATCATCGACGACGATTACCACCTGACCGAGGTGGACTGCATGGTGTTCGTGCGGCAGATCTGCGAGGGCATCCGCTTCATGCACCACATGGGCGTCCTCCACCTCGACCTCAAG cctgaGAACATCCTCTGTGTGGCTGCCACTGGGCACATGGTGAAGATCATCGACTTTGGGCTGGCTCGAAG GTACAATCCCAACGAGAAGCTGAAAGTGAACTTTGGCACCCCTGAATTCCTGTCCCCTGAGGTGGTCAACTACGAGCAGGTCTCCTACACCACGGACATGTGGAGCATGGGCGTCATCACCTACATGCT GCTCAGTGGCCTCTCCCCCTTCTTGGGTGACGATGACACCGAGACACTCAACAACGTGCTGGCTGCCAACTGGTACTTTGATGAGGAGACCTTTGAGAGTGTCTCCAATGAGGCCAAGGACTTCGTCTCCAACCTCATCATCAAGGATAAGAG TGCCCGGATGAGTGCTGACCAGTGCCTGCAGCACCCCTGGCTCAATAACCTGGCAGAAAAGGCCAAACGCTCCAACCGGCGCCtcaagtcccaggtgctgctcAAGAAATACGTCATGAGGAGGCGCTGGAAG AAAAATTTCATCGGGGTGTGCGCTGCCAACCGCTTCAGGAAGATCACCAGCTCAGGGTCCCTGACAGCGCTGGGCATCTGA